AGCATCTGGTATTTATAAGCTGCTCTGCCGCAGTCGCCGTCGCAGTCGATTCCTCTGCCGCATGTAGTGATCATGGGAGCTTTGGGAGAACGGAGAGAACTTTTGGGGACGCTTTGAAATCTGGTATATATATGGGTATATACataggtatgtatgtatatatgcaaatAGTGCGGGTGGCAGGAGGATCGAACAAATTGTGAAAGTGCCAACTATTAACACTTCATGGAAAAGTGAGTGAAACGAATTAATCATAGCAGCATTCGGGATTCAAAACTAAAACTTAACGGATCTGAATATTAATATAGAACCTTTTGCACTAGATCATTTGAAACATGTAATTTAGAAgcattcattttcataaacTTATTCATTTCTAGTTTATTTCGAATACTTTCACATGAATACAGCTGTAATAGGTTCATAACAGTTCCTAGAATAGTTTGCAGGTAAAACTGCACCTAGAGCGTTTCTGGCCATGTCCTACCTAAATTTGTTGGCCAGGTCTAGTGCGCACTCGGAATTTCGGATATTCCCGTAACCTCTAACACCCATCAATCACTGCGGCTTCTGGTCTGTTCCGCCTTATTAGGAGTTTCCTCATATTTTGAAACTGTTCCGATcgctttttattgttttgtttaaacaagATGTCAGCTTGTAGCTACATGTGTagttgaaattgaatttctcGGAACTGTGAGAagactttttaatgttttcttgTATTTAATTGCTCATTGTTTGATTTCAGTCAATATCAAATGATGATATtcctaaatatatatatgtatgtatatggaaGTCAACCTGAGTAAGTTGAAACGCCCATTAAGTTGACACCCCTGTAAAAATCGTTTACATCAGtttctgaaataaatatttattcattatttacaatatttatttgtgctaTTAATGTaggtgtatatatgtatatcttgTATACGTAGATGTACCACAACTGAAATgtatctttaaatatattttttttaaattaataaatactttCCCATTTTTCAGTTTATCTTGTGCAGTTAAACGTCTTCTAGTTAAATGTTCATCGtaattttgattaaaagttTACACTTAGATATGCAAATAGTACAATTGCACCCACACAATCTTTGAAGCATCATTcgatttcaaataaattcacaataaattatttgcaaGTCTCGTTATACAATAAGCTGAAATTTTGTGTGTCCGTGTTTGAAATAATCTCCAGCCCAgtgattatttgaaacactCTTGTGATCCATTCTGTTTCCAAATCTGCTCTCCCGGTCCCCTGCGTCCAtctattttcgcattttctaGTTTTGTAGCTCTAAGAGGAACTTCCATCGATATCATTCAAATCGCTCAACACCGCCTACTCGAAAAGTGCTGTGTGGATGGGGGGAGAAAAATAATCGAAATCCATAATTAATGGAGTATATAGGTGGGCTTCCCCGGTTGACgatcaataaataataaatgtattaattgAATACTTGACTCAGCGAGCAATAGCCAGTTTAGGTTTGAGATATCTTTTCACCTATTGATTTTGGTTGAAAGAGCTCGAATTACCTGGTCGTTTGCCTCGCATTCCCAGGAATCCGTTGGGCGCCCGCTTCTCTCCCCAGAGGTAGAGCCATGGATGAACCAGAGATTGCTCATGATCCTCCCCAATGCCAGTTCCGATGCCGTTTCCCTCCAGATCGCTCTTCTTGCCACGCACCGCCACAAACTTGCTGTTGAAGTCCGCGAAACGCTGCTGCTTTCCCCTTAAGTCATAGGACTTTTTAAAGAAAGTGTGCCAGAACTGGGGTCGATTAGAGCTTCACATAGAATGACTATATTACGCATCTCAATGGTCTCTTTTATGTGTTATTCATCAAGAGAGACCACTGTACGTGCCACCAACTGCTTGGCAAGTCCACTTACATCGGAGAGAGCTGCCCGCTTGTAGTGCTGGTGGGAGACGTCCTTCTTGCCGCGCATCCCCACAAACGAGTTGACCGGCGCCCGCTTCTCGTGCAGCTCGGTGGCCTCGTCCGCATCCGCATCATCGTCGCCGGCCAGCAGAGCGGGCCGCTTGCCTCGCATGCCCGTGAATCCTGTGGGCGCCCTCTTGCCCACCGCCGAGCCCAAGCGGTCGAAGTAGTCCTGCAGCAGGCTCTCCCGCAGCCGCTCCTCCTCCAGGCTCTGCAGCACCTCGGAGAGGCGGGTGTTGATCGGGATGAACTTCTTGCCTCGCATGCCCACAAAGGCAAGCGGTGCCTTCTTCAGTCGCCGCCCGTTCTCGGAGTAGCTGCTGTCCGCCTCCTCGTCGGCGTAATCCAGCGGATCGGGCCCCGAGTTACCCAGCCAGTTGCCCTCCGAGGTGTCGCGCTCTTCGTCCTTCTTGCCACGCATCCCAATGAAGCTGGACGTGGGCGCCCGCTTCACCACCCTGCGCGTCTCATCGGCTCCCGGCGTCAGTGGGCTGCCGGAGACCTCCGTCTCCGTGTCCGCCGCACTCGACGGTGCCgtcagcaggagcagcagcagcagcgtcaCCGCTAGCAAACCGCTCAGAGGGCGCATTGGACGTGGCGAGCTTTTAGGCGGGCGTGAAATTGGATGCGCTGCTGGAAAAGCGGACTTGGGAAAAAATCTATGATTTACTCGGATGCActtattattatgtttattacaaaaaaatatatagatatattatTACATAATATCACATGCAAATGTggataaattttaaattgaaattagatttttaaatataatcacCATCCTATGTTTCGAAATTTGCCTCTCATTTGCTTTCTAAAAATGTGAATGAGTTTAGCTGCATATCTGTTTATAAATACTTAGTATTATATTCTCACTCCCGtatacaattaaaataattactaGAGGtattaaaaagaaaagccgTATGAAGAGTAaccctttaaaaatgttttccatttcatttcctgctctgtttgttttgattttccttctttttttttgttttgcttttcgcatATACTTGCTTTAGTGCACTTAGACTCGCAAATTCCCCGCGGCGGCGTCTACTTGACCTTTTTGCATTCGTGTTCTGGGATTAGAGGCGGGTGTTCAGCAGGTTAAGGAGCTTGGGGGAAATAGAATGCTTTCCAGCACACATTCATGCAACAtagtatataaaaaaaattaatacaagCTATgtaacataaaaaaatattaaatagataGGATAGATCGGATTTTTAACagggaaaaatatattaaaattcaattacgaTAGATCGTAACCACTGCAATCCGCTATTTTTAGTGGCGCAAGTTTCTGCGGAAATAACCAAACACATTTGGATGCTCATGAGTGCTGGCCTTTAGGCAAGATGCAATCGAGTGCAAGTGCAACGGCGGCTGATGCTGCAACTTTAGTCCCAAGTGCAAACACCCAGGACGAAGGGGCGGGGTACACTCAAGAATGAAAATCGCATACACCTTATCGACACATAAATGTATTAGGATTTAAAGCTACAGCTTTGTAAATCTATGCTATTATAATactattataaatatttatgtgcaGTCAGTAATGAATTTAGATTTATTCAATATAAAAaccatttattcatttaagtTTCAAAAATGATTCAACTATATTGATGTCGACAGTGATTTTGCTTATAATAAACTTAAGATTAAATATAATAccaatatttacatatatagatCGTATAACAATTCTATttcaaaaacctttttttccTGCCTTTTTACAACTAGATTTTTTCGTAGTTTCGAGTGCAACATCCCAAGTGCGAGTATCTCTAACGAGTTGACGCCACGCATGATTATGCCACGCCTGGTAAAGTAAAATTGCCATGCAAATAAACCCCCGTCCTGATGGCTAAAACCAGgggggggaaagggggaaatGGTGTCGCAGTGGCAGCTGCAACAGGAGCAATAGATGTAAAAACTGTGGCGACGTCTAACGATGCGATGCGCACAGGAAACAACAAACATGTAATTCAATTGATTGCCACCGGCGGCGACAACCgcaaacaagcaaacattGCAGCTTGGGGCTGAAAAGTGCAGAAGCAATTCAATTGAACTTAgcgaaatgcatttgaattcaattgatGTCGAGTCTGCCACAATCAACAGGTTGTTAGGTACTTTGGACTCATCGCTGTTATTATAACGACGCCTCTGTTTGCTTGGAGTTGGATTGGAGCCAAAGTGCTAAAAGGCCCTaaagtttatgtttttctAAGGGTAAAAATGGAATATTTGGGACTAGAGGAGAGGTCCTCAAATGTCAAAGCATCAGAACATGCCGGTTGTACTTTAAACTAACGGTGGGCATAAGTGCCAgatttcatttttcaattacaaCCTGGCAGCCTGAAAAAATAGTTGCTTAGACATGAAAATCCtatcaaattaatttctatATGGAACGAAAAAATTTGATTAGGCAggttataattaaattgtattgCTGTTATTATTCTcgattttttttctattgaaattatttttgacAAACTGATACCCCGTAATTAGCCATCTCATCCCACCGTGCACTGTGCCCAACTAATTCAACACagtttgctgctgcaaaaTTAACAGTGTGCAAATGTGGCGAACTTCCGGTTTTCGGGCTACCTGGCCCGGCCCGTCAAGCCACGTCCTGGCAGGACACGAGGACATAGGGACGTGAGGACGCTAGGACATCGGGCTGACAGGCGGCAGTTGGACAATGGAGCAGCACCAGGAAAACTCAACTCCCACCGCCGCCTTAATGCGGATAAGCTGTTAACTTGGCCATGTCTGTTGTCTAATTGTCTATGTAGGACACTCTCTGTCCCAGAacgtgcgagtgtgtgtgtgtgtgagcctcGGGGTGTGTGTGCATCCCAAAGGACACTTTAAACTGCCGACAGGCGTGCGAGATTAAAGACGTGCCAAGTCGTCCTACGTCTAGATTTACATGTTGGCCAACACATTGTGTGCTTGGCCTTTgctttgcgtgtgtgtgtgttcattttttttcgtGGGTGGGTAATATGGGCCCATTAGCCCAGTTGTAAGAAAGGACTACGCA
This genomic stretch from Drosophila yakuba strain Tai18E2 chromosome 3R, Prin_Dyak_Tai18E2_2.1, whole genome shotgun sequence harbors:
- the LOC6536744 gene encoding tachykinins isoform X2; protein product: MRPLSGLLAVTLLLLLLLTAPSSAADTETEVSGSPLTPGADETRRVVKRAPTSSFIGMRGKKDEERDTSEGNWLGNSGPDPLDYADEEADSSYSENGRRLKKAPLAFVGMRGKKFIPINTRLSEVLQSLEEERLRESLLQDYFDRLGSAVGKRAPTGFTGMRGKRPALLAGDDDADADEATELHEKRAPVNSFVGMRGKKDVSHQHYKRAALSDSYDLRGKQQRFADFNSKFVAVRGKKSDLEGNGIGTGIGEDHEQSLVHPWLYLWGEKRAPNGFLGMRGKRPALFE
- the LOC6536744 gene encoding tachykinins isoform X1 → MRPLSGLLAVTLLLLLLLTAPSSAADTETEVSGSPLTPGADETRRVVKRAPTSSFIGMRGKKDEERDTSEGNWLGNSGPDPLDYADEEADSSYSENGRRLKKAPLAFVGMRGKKFIPINTRLSEVLQSLEEERLRESLLQDYFDRLGSAVGKRAPTGFTGMRGKRPALLAGDDDADADEATELHEKRAPVNSFVGMRGKKDVSHQHYKRAALSDFWHTFFKKSYDLRGKQQRFADFNSKFVAVRGKKSDLEGNGIGTGIGEDHEQSLVHPWLYLWGEKRAPNGFLGMRGKRPALFE